A segment of the Nitrospirota bacterium genome:
GTCCATTGACCCCTTGACTCCTTGACTCCCTCCCCCCTCAATGTGAGAGGGTACTTTTATCAATCTGCAATTCCTGTTTTCCTTCAGAAGCCTCCGGAGCCATTTCGGCGGGGCAAACGAGGCAATAAGGGGAACAAATATCAGTTCATATGACTCTCTGGTATGTTTCAGAACGCTCTCCACGCACTTTCTTGAATACTGCCGCTGACCTGAGAGAAGGATAACGATGGAAACCAATCCTTCAGTCCTGAATTGATGCGGGGCAGGATCAGTTTCCTGTTCAACAGGGTGCATCATCTGCGTGTCACTTAATATATTCATGGGCTCTTTCAGTTCCGGCGCGGAACCAGTATATACTAAGTGTTTAATCTCCGAAGGTTCAGGAACGGGGATATAATGTTTTTTTGGATCAAAGGGCTGGGCCAGAATATCCGACAACATCTGTGGTGAATTATGATGTCCATATGGCAGGTCTTTGGGCAAATTCCACTTACTCTTGTATCTTTCCCATGCCTCCCACAATTGTCTGTTATACTGCATGTCGCCACGGCCCTGTGGTCCTCCCGTGTGATGGATAAAGACATCATTTGCGATATACGTCTTGAACCCGGCGATATTTGCCCGCCAGGTATAGTCATCGTCCTCAAACCCGAATTTTCCGAACGATGCATCAATGCTCCCGATCTTATCAATGACTTCTCTCCGGATGCACATGCAGAATCCGACAAGCCGGACAGAGGGCGTTAGTTGACCGTGATGCTGTTGCGTAAACAGTGACGCGAAATTTTCCAGTTCATCGATGTTCTGGTATGAAACATTTGGCACAATCTGCGCTCCAGAGACATAATTTGAGCGGGGACCCAGCACCCCAATGTAAGGATGAGACGTCATATGCGCGATGAATCTTGTCACCCATCCTTTTGTAACGATCGTGTCATTGTCCAGCAGGATAACGTAATTACCTTTTGCGAGCGACATCGCCTGGGCGCGGGCAGGCGGGCAGCCGACATTTGTCGGATTTTCAATCAGTATGATATCCGGCAACGAACGCAGGTACTCGAGCGAACCGTCTGTTGAAGCATTATCCACAACGATAATCTCATGCCTCTCAGGAGTATTTTTCCGTATTGATTCAAGGCAGGCTTTTATATTTTCAAGTCCATTGTAATTCAGAATGAGAATGGATACGAGTGGAGCCTCCTCGTGTATCACAGGAGAAGGAACAAATGGCTTCCCCGACGCGTCAATAAAGCTCAGCTCAACTTCCTGATGGCAGGCATTTGGGGTAAAATGCATGAATTGCCTGAGATCGATCCTGTATCCCTTCTCGAAGAGTTCAGTCAGTTTCTCAGGGCTGTATTCCCTCTTATTACTTGCCCTGTTTGTCCACGATTGCTGGACAATATTTGCCGGCGTGCAAAAAGCAGCAGACTGCTCAAAACACAGAAGGAAGGGTTTTTCTTTTTGAAATATGGATTTGTTGGCGTCAATGAATGCTTCAAGAGTATTTGGATTACGGAACGGAAATTGAGCGATAAAGGGCAGGATATCTTCTGTCCTATAAACAGAACTCGAGACCTCAAGTGGATAGCCAAAGTCACATTCACCCTTTGACCAATCGTACTTCAGAATGCCCTTGCCTACGGCTTCAAAATCGGGAAGTCGCTGATCCCTGTTCAGAGAATAGCAGTATTGGGTATTTCTTCCCAGACGAAGAGAGAATCCAAGAGCGTCAGTGTGACTTTCCAGACTTTGGAGAACCTCAAACATGCTGAAATCCCTTACAAATAAGCTGTTATCACGAAGAAATAGAACATGGTGAAAAGGAGCCAGTAGGGCACACATATCGCTTCGGAAATCCTGCTCACGAATAAACTGAATGGATGTATGCTGTCTGTACTCTTCAGCAAGTTTCTCATATTGTGTGGTATGCAAGGTAGCTGAAGTAGTATATAAAATGCGGATTTGAGTTGTTTCGATATCTCGACCATATAAGAGAAAGGAACGCAGTACTGCATCAAGCTTTAGAGCGCGGTCTTTACTGAATATCAGAACGATGCAAGAGAATTCCATAATTTTTTATAATAAATAATTCAGAACAACAATGTCACTAATGCAGTTTTTCCCATAGTGACTTTGCTGCAATATTCTGAGGTTCTAAGGTTAGAGCTGCAATAAGATAATTTTTTGCTTTTTTGAAGTTTGAACGATGTAGTTCGAATGATGCAAGTCCTGTCAGCGCTTCGACATTACGGAAATCGCTTTGAAGTAAGTTGAGAAGCTTTTCCTCCTCGGGAGTCGGTCCTTTTATTATTGTAGCCATTTTTTTGATAAAAATTTTCCCAATATCTTCTTCCATTTTGTTTTCTTGATTTTTTATAAATTTTCTGTATCCGTCAAAGTCCATAATTTTCACATCATAATTATCAATACATTCCTTAATTTTAGAACAAATACTATTGATGTTACTGAAATCAAATTTATATTCTTCAGGTATAGGCATATCGTTATAATAATTAGCTGCTCCTATTTTACCCACAATCACACAGCATCCATTTGATGCTGTTTCTCGAGGGATTCTATCCATGCCTGGATGATTACCAAAGTCAATATAAACCTTACTCATGTTATAAAGATGTACTAATTGACTAGTATTGAATCCCTTGAGAGGTATAAATTCTATTGAATTATTTTTGCAGTTATTTATAATTTGAACAGTTGTTTCCAAACCTTTGGCAGGATTGAATAAAACAATATTTTTCCTATGAGCTACTCTGATATTTCTATCTAAAAATAAATGATTCAAATATTCGCCAAGATAAAAATTTCTACCTCCATTATTTTCAACATAATTTTGGGCAAAATTAGACTGGCAAAGATGATAGATATTTGAATCACTCCAATTGCTAAACTTTCCCTCAGAAGATCGTAAATTATTATCAACACTCAACCACCAAATGCATTTTCTAATTTTTGAAAATTTATCCAATAGCTGTGTCCAGACCTCAGGGACTATTAAAATATTATCCTTTTGATCTTCTATATGAACAGTTTCTCTGGTAATATATTGATCATATATGCGAGAGGAAGGTTTCCCATTACATAAAATATCGCCAAAAGCGCTTTCTTTGTAAGCAACGTAACAATTATAGCCTAATATATTAAATTTATGAGAAAGTTGATGTAATGCTTCAGGTCCGCCTGTTTCGCTTTTAAAGGGGATTACTATATATATTTTGCTATTGTGCTGTAAAATTATATGTTGATACTTCTCCTTAACATAATTATGCTCCTTTTGTCTTAACTCTTCGTTTACGATTTTACTGAGCTGATAGTCCCATGTTCTATTTACCACATTGATTTTGTTCAACATCAAAGGTTCACCATACTTATCATGCAATCTCTTGTAATAATCGCAATCCATCAACCAAATTAGATTCTCATCAAATAGCAGAATATTCTTATTACGAATTGTAAGTACACTGGGTGAACTAATTGTATTATTTCCTAAGTAGATGTTTCTATTATATTGGGGATAAAATGGACGATAAAATCTAATGCTATCATTGCTGTGTTCACATGCAGTAACTAACCAAGAGGCCTGAGGGTTTTGAGAAAATGCCTCAACAATTTCTTTTATGCTGTTATCAGAAAAGAGAAAATCATCTTGGAATAAAATCTTGATTAAATGACCTGTACAATTGATCAAGGCGTTATTTAAATTTGCTGAAGAATTGCCTCGTTTATTCTCATTTCTCAGATATTTTAAATTAAGAAAGCTTTCCCATTTTTTATATAGATTATAAATGTTATCATCCGTGCTATGGTCAGAAATTACTACTTCAATATTTTTATATGTCTGTTCATAAATTTTGTTCAAACTGAAATCCAAAAACTCCACTCCATACCCATGCATTTCATAGCAAGGAATTGCTATA
Coding sequences within it:
- a CDS encoding glycosyltransferase, with protein sequence MMCNDYNQQRFIFNCQALFHKNEWNKDKVILRIGGAVNSIIEKIVENNKIISVDISSSYINTEYRLDIQADAHSLPMLSDSSIDLVISSHTIEHLTNPLKALLEWKRILKEDGIIYACIPHYQKTFDHKRCVTTLSHLIEDLNNNVGVDDKSHTEEFLMNFDITKDFCFNNFDIWHKNYLSNPQIYTHYHVFDLYIVREMMNYAGFKEIDIFYRDIHIEYFGRKKDNHLLVSIAIPCYEMHGYGVEFLDFSLNKIYEQTYKNIEVVISDHSTDDNIYNLYKKWESFLNLKYLRNENKRGNSSANLNNALINCTGHLIKILFQDDFLFSDNSIKEIVEAFSQNPQASWLVTACEHSNDSIRFYRPFYPQYNRNIYLGNNTISSPSVLTIRNKNILLFDENLIWLMDCDYYKRLHDKYGEPLMLNKINVVNRTWDYQLSKIVNEELRQKEHNYVKEKYQHIILQHNSKIYIVIPFKSETGGPEALHQLSHKFNILGYNCYVAYKESAFGDILCNGKPSSRIYDQYITRETVHIEDQKDNILIVPEVWTQLLDKFSKIRKCIWWLSVDNNLRSSEGKFSNWSDSNIYHLCQSNFAQNYVENNGGRNFYLGEYLNHLFLDRNIRVAHRKNIVLFNPAKGLETTVQIINNCKNNSIEFIPLKGFNTSQLVHLYNMSKVYIDFGNHPGMDRIPRETASNGCCVIVGKIGAANYYNDMPIPEEYKFDFSNINSICSKIKECIDNYDVKIMDFDGYRKFIKNQENKMEEDIGKIFIKKMATIIKGPTPEEEKLLNLLQSDFRNVEALTGLASFELHRSNFKKAKNYLIAALTLEPQNIAAKSLWEKLH